The following coding sequences lie in one Rhizobium rhododendri genomic window:
- the cyoC gene encoding cytochrome o ubiquinol oxidase subunit III yields MTAMHADAAADGKTPAFYLKEEHHPEESTMLGFWIYIMSDCLIFAVLFATYAVLGRSYAAGPSPADLFELSTVAINTTMLLLSSITYGFAMLSMEKNNTRSTLLWLGITGLFGVAFVALELNEFYHLILEGAGPQRSAFLSAFFTLVGTHGLHVTCGIVWLVTLMVQVGKHGLIHENKRRLMCLSMFWHFLDVVWIGVFSFVYLMGVLG; encoded by the coding sequence ATGACAGCAATGCATGCAGACGCTGCCGCAGATGGCAAAACGCCTGCCTTCTACCTGAAGGAAGAGCACCACCCGGAAGAGAGCACGATGCTCGGCTTCTGGATCTACATCATGAGCGACTGCCTGATCTTCGCAGTGCTCTTCGCAACCTACGCCGTGCTCGGCCGCTCCTATGCGGCCGGCCCTTCGCCAGCCGACCTGTTCGAGCTGTCGACCGTGGCGATCAATACCACGATGCTGCTGCTCTCCTCGATCACGTATGGCTTTGCCATGCTGAGCATGGAGAAGAACAACACCCGGTCGACCCTGCTGTGGCTGGGGATCACCGGCCTCTTCGGGGTCGCCTTCGTTGCGCTCGAGCTCAACGAATTCTACCACCTGATCCTTGAGGGCGCTGGCCCGCAGCGCAGTGCATTCCTGTCGGCATTCTTCACGCTTGTCGGCACCCACGGACTGCACGTCACCTGCGGTATCGTCTGGCTCGTCACCCTCATGGTTCAGGTCGGCAAACATGGCCTTATCCACGAGAACAAGCGCCGCCTGATGTGCCTCAGCATGTTCTGGCACTTCCTCGACGTCGTCTGGATCGGCGTTTTCTCCTTCGTCTATCTCATGGGGGTTCTCGGATGA
- the cyoD gene encoding cytochrome o ubiquinol oxidase subunit IV, whose translation MSSNTHTPHTAGSDHGHATHGHDGHGHGGHEAAHGTFKSYMTGFVLSVILTVIPFWLVMAKVIESPVTTAGIVMALGAVQIVVHMVYFLHMNTKSEGGWNALALTFTVVIVVIALSGSLWVMHNLNVNMMPMSPDMMRNMP comes from the coding sequence ATGAGCTCGAACACGCACACTCCACACACTGCAGGCAGCGATCACGGACACGCGACACACGGGCACGATGGTCATGGCCATGGCGGGCACGAAGCGGCTCACGGTACGTTCAAGAGCTACATGACCGGGTTTGTCCTGTCGGTAATCCTGACCGTCATCCCGTTCTGGCTGGTGATGGCAAAGGTCATCGAAAGCCCGGTAACGACCGCCGGCATCGTCATGGCACTCGGCGCCGTACAGATCGTCGTCCACATGGTCTATTTCCTGCACATGAACACCAAGTCTGAAGGCGGCTGGAACGCACTGGCGCTGACCTTCACCGTCGTGATCGTCGTGATCGCGCTCAGCGGTTCGCTCTGGGTCATGCACAACCTCAACGTCAACATGATGCCGATGTCCCCGGACATGATGCGCAACATGCCGTAA